The following coding sequences are from one Betaproteobacteria bacterium window:
- a CDS encoding NADP-dependent oxidoreductase → MKALTFKRYGKSPDIAFADVPRPTLKADELLVQVHAASVNPVDNMILTGIFKPVLHFQLPATLGSDLAGVVTEVGSGVTRFKPGDAIFANIFDLGTGALAEFAVVPERFAALKPSNLDFVQAASIPMVGLTSWQALKERANLQAGQKVFIPAGSGGIGTFAIQLAKHLGAKVGTTTSTGNVELVRSLGADEVVDYKKQEFENVLRGYDAVLGTVRGDAVEKSLSILKPGGVVVSLVGPLDAAFARARRLNFVLTFVFGLMSCKIMRLAKKRDVTYSFLFARPDGAQLDEIAKLLETERLQPVIDKVFPFAQAKEALDYLAQGRSRGKVVVKL, encoded by the coding sequence ATGAAAGCCCTCACCTTCAAACGCTATGGCAAGTCGCCCGACATTGCCTTCGCCGATGTGCCGCGCCCCACGCTGAAGGCTGACGAATTGCTCGTGCAGGTCCACGCGGCGAGCGTGAATCCGGTCGACAACATGATCCTGACGGGAATCTTCAAACCGGTCCTGCATTTCCAGCTGCCGGCCACGCTGGGCAGCGATCTGGCCGGTGTGGTGACCGAGGTGGGCAGCGGCGTGACCCGTTTCAAGCCGGGCGATGCCATTTTCGCCAATATCTTCGATCTCGGTACCGGCGCCCTCGCCGAGTTCGCGGTGGTACCCGAGCGTTTTGCCGCACTGAAACCAAGCAATCTCGATTTCGTGCAGGCGGCATCGATCCCGATGGTCGGACTCACCTCCTGGCAAGCGCTGAAGGAGCGCGCCAATCTTCAGGCAGGGCAAAAGGTGTTCATCCCGGCTGGCTCCGGCGGTATTGGCACGTTTGCGATCCAGTTGGCAAAACACCTGGGCGCCAAGGTGGGAACGACCACCAGCACGGGCAACGTCGAACTGGTGCGCAGCCTCGGCGCCGATGAAGTTGTCGACTACAAGAAACAGGAATTCGAGAATGTGCTGCGCGGCTACGACGCGGTGCTCGGCACCGTCAGGGGTGATGCGGTTGAGAAATCCCTCTCCATTCTCAAGCCAGGGGGCGTGGTCGTTTCTCTGGTCGGGCCTCTGGACGCGGCATTCGCCCGGGCTCGCCGGCTCAATTTCGTCCTGACCTTCGTGTTCGGATTGATGAGCTGCAAGATCATGCGTCTGGCGAAAAAGCGGGACGTAACGTACTCATTTCTCTTTGCGCGCCCCGATGGCGCTCAACTTGATGAAATCGCCAAACTGCTTGAGACAGAGCGCCTCCAGCCGGTGATCGACAAGGTGTTTCCTTTCGCGCAGGCCAAGGAAGCACTGGATTACCTTGCCCAGGGGCGATCCCGGGGCAAGGTCGTGGTCAAGCTGTGA
- a CDS encoding MFS transporter, whose product MTTPVEVAEPAARPGWRAPLALVLAGGAVMGLTLGVRHAFGIFLGPVSLDHGWPRETFSFAIALQNGVWGLAQPLVGMVADRYGARRIVLAGLVCYGGGLAGMAWAATPLAFTLAAGLAVGLALACTTFGVIYGALSRLVAPDRRGWALGLAGAAGGLGQFLLVPATQALIQSLDWSGALVALAVACLALLPVALHLDDAPGADCGARQSLGDALAEAFGHSGFWLLLLGFFACGFHLAFLANHLPSYLRDQGMTANVAVTGLALIALANIGGTYVCGLLGGLLRRKALLVVIYVIRSGAIAAFTLLPLSPVSLYAFSVVMGLFWLGTVPLTNGLLAQIFGLRYLTTLFGFVFFGHQLGSFLGVWLGGYVFDLTRSYDFMWQLSVAIGLFAAALHAPIRDAEIRRTPASDDPEHPGWESPLPRWGSAEPSSRASPTLGPEAAPQALGAGDSSPMEDAERRRAVRGPSGRGV is encoded by the coding sequence ATGACCACACCCGTTGAGGTCGCGGAGCCGGCCGCCAGGCCGGGGTGGCGGGCCCCGCTGGCCCTTGTCCTGGCCGGTGGCGCCGTCATGGGGCTGACCCTCGGCGTACGCCACGCCTTCGGCATCTTCCTGGGGCCCGTGAGCCTCGACCATGGCTGGCCGCGGGAAACCTTCAGTTTCGCCATTGCCCTGCAAAACGGCGTGTGGGGCCTGGCCCAGCCCTTGGTCGGCATGGTGGCAGACCGCTACGGCGCCCGGCGCATCGTCCTGGCCGGGCTGGTCTGTTACGGCGGCGGCCTCGCCGGCATGGCCTGGGCCGCCACGCCCCTGGCCTTCACCCTGGCGGCCGGCCTGGCCGTGGGTCTGGCCCTCGCTTGCACCACTTTCGGCGTCATCTACGGCGCCTTGAGCCGCCTGGTGGCGCCCGATCGCCGCGGCTGGGCCCTCGGGCTGGCCGGCGCCGCCGGGGGGCTGGGGCAGTTCCTGCTGGTGCCGGCCACCCAGGCCCTGATCCAGAGCCTCGACTGGAGCGGCGCCCTCGTGGCGCTCGCGGTCGCCTGCCTGGCCCTGCTTCCGGTGGCCCTGCACCTGGACGATGCCCCCGGCGCCGACTGCGGGGCCCGGCAGAGCCTGGGTGACGCCCTGGCCGAGGCCTTCGGGCACTCCGGCTTCTGGCTCCTGCTGCTGGGTTTCTTCGCCTGCGGCTTCCACCTGGCCTTCCTCGCCAATCACCTGCCGTCCTACCTGCGCGACCAGGGCATGACGGCCAATGTGGCGGTGACCGGACTCGCCCTGATCGCCCTCGCCAATATCGGCGGCACCTACGTCTGTGGCCTGCTCGGTGGCCTTTTGAGACGCAAGGCGCTGCTGGTCGTAATCTATGTCATCCGCTCCGGCGCCATCGCCGCCTTCACCCTGCTGCCCCTGAGCCCGGTCTCCCTGTATGCCTTCAGCGTCGTCATGGGGCTGTTCTGGCTGGGTACGGTGCCCCTCACCAACGGCCTGCTGGCGCAGATTTTCGGCCTGCGCTATCTCACCACGCTGTTCGGTTTCGTCTTCTTCGGCCACCAGTTGGGCTCGTTTCTCGGCGTCTGGCTGGGTGGCTACGTCTTCGACCTCACCCGCTCCTACGACTTCATGTGGCAACTGAGCGTTGCGATAGGCTTGTTTGCGGCCGCCCTGCACGCACCAATCCGGGATGCGGAGATACGGCGGACCCCCGCGAGCGACGATCCAGAACATCCCGGTTGGGAGAGTCCATTGCCGCGCTGGGGGAGCGCTGAACCGAGCAGTCGCGCTTCCCCCACTCTCGGGCCTGAGGCAGCCCCTCAAGCACTTGGTGCAGGAGACTCTTCCCCCATGGAAGACGCTGAGCGACGCCGGGCTGTCCGGGGGCCTTCGGGTCGGGGTGTCTGA
- a CDS encoding alpha/beta fold hydrolase yields the protein MDRLPDGVAPAISVTLPTRDGQELAGELWLPASRWQIGTVVINPATAVKAAYYHRFARYLAAHGYAVLTYDYRGIGASRHRHPRATPGFDKFTWGACDCDAALEWALDAFPGLPLDVVAHSIGGLLVGLAAHGGRVRRCLTVGAQYAYWRDYAAPRRLSMALRWHGAMPFLTALLGYFPARRLGWHEDLPAGAAYEWAFRPARLEEAYRRHGRDGLDPLRHFPAMSGEMLAIGLSDDPFGTPAALDRLLAYYRNARRTRIEIRPQAVGVAEIGHFAYFHERFAATLWADALRWLQEGSLPPGHPVFHFPPAPPPHGGGHDHTR from the coding sequence GTGGATCGACTCCCTGATGGCGTCGCGCCAGCAATCAGCGTGACGCTGCCCACCCGCGACGGCCAGGAACTCGCCGGCGAGCTCTGGCTGCCGGCTTCCCGGTGGCAGATCGGCACCGTGGTCATCAACCCGGCCACGGCGGTGAAGGCCGCCTACTACCATCGTTTCGCGCGCTACCTCGCCGCTCACGGCTACGCCGTCCTGACCTACGATTACCGCGGCATTGGCGCGTCCCGCCATCGGCATCCCCGGGCAACTCCCGGGTTCGACAAGTTCACCTGGGGGGCCTGCGACTGCGACGCCGCGCTGGAGTGGGCGCTGGATGCCTTTCCGGGGCTGCCCCTCGATGTGGTGGCCCACAGCATCGGCGGGCTGCTGGTCGGGCTGGCCGCCCACGGCGGGCGGGTGCGCCGCTGCCTCACGGTGGGCGCCCAGTACGCTTACTGGCGGGACTACGCCGCCCCCCGGCGGCTGAGCATGGCCCTGCGCTGGCATGGCGCGATGCCGTTCCTGACCGCGCTGCTGGGCTATTTTCCTGCCCGCCGCCTGGGGTGGCACGAAGACCTGCCGGCCGGGGCGGCCTACGAGTGGGCCTTCCGCCCGGCTCGGCTGGAGGAGGCCTACCGCCGCCACGGGCGCGACGGCCTCGACCCGCTGCGCCACTTCCCGGCCATGAGCGGCGAGATGCTGGCCATCGGCCTCAGCGACGACCCCTTCGGCACACCGGCCGCCCTGGATCGGCTGCTGGCCTACTATCGCAATGCCCGGCGCACGCGCATCGAAATCCGCCCCCAGGCCGTCGGGGTCGCCGAGATCGGTCACTTCGCCTATTTTCACGAGCGCTTCGCCGCTACCCTCTGGGCCGACGCCCTCCGCTGGTTGCAGGAGGGCAGCTTGCCACCCGGGCACCCGGTCTTTCACTTCCCCCCGGCGCCGCCCCCACACGGAGGAGGCCATGACCACACCCGTTGA
- a CDS encoding LysR family transcriptional regulator, which translates to MSLGNALRLPSLDLLKGFVAVGRHGSITLAARELFLTQSAVSRQILALEDALACKLFVRSHRAIAFTAEGEALFHKAEPALQRLQEAIETLLPGARPVTVTASVSVASLWLLPRLGEFQARHPEIDLRVMALNRVVDLQREAIDLAIRYCKPEDAPAGATLLFEESVGVVASPSLGLARLNSAADVEPLVLLDYEDPQRPWLRWQGWLAARGWADARPRSVVRFNQYDQVILAALGGQGVALARLPLISEQLDRGLLRPVATPEAPQPSGYAYWLLQEPAKARTAVQMAAAWIREAALQSPDLFSHLGSP; encoded by the coding sequence ATGAGCCTGGGTAACGCACTGCGCCTTCCCTCTCTCGACCTCCTCAAAGGCTTCGTCGCCGTCGGGCGCCACGGGAGCATCACCCTCGCCGCCCGGGAGCTCTTTCTCACCCAGTCCGCCGTCAGCCGCCAGATTCTTGCCCTGGAGGACGCCCTGGCCTGCAAACTCTTCGTGCGCAGCCACCGGGCCATCGCGTTCACGGCCGAAGGCGAAGCTCTGTTCCACAAGGCGGAACCCGCCCTGCAGCGCCTGCAGGAAGCCATCGAAACCCTGCTGCCCGGCGCGCGCCCGGTCACCGTCACGGCCAGCGTCAGTGTCGCCAGCCTGTGGCTGTTGCCGCGCCTGGGGGAATTCCAGGCCCGGCACCCGGAAATCGACCTGCGGGTGATGGCCCTCAACCGGGTCGTGGACCTCCAGCGCGAAGCCATCGACCTGGCCATCCGCTACTGCAAGCCCGAGGACGCCCCGGCCGGCGCCACCCTGCTGTTCGAGGAAAGCGTGGGCGTCGTTGCCAGCCCGTCCCTTGGCCTGGCCCGCCTGAACTCCGCCGCCGACGTCGAACCCCTGGTCCTGCTCGATTACGAAGACCCCCAGCGCCCCTGGCTGCGCTGGCAGGGTTGGCTGGCGGCTCGGGGCTGGGCCGACGCCCGGCCCAGGAGCGTCGTCCGGTTCAACCAGTACGACCAGGTCATCCTCGCCGCCCTGGGCGGCCAGGGCGTCGCCCTGGCGCGCCTGCCGCTCATCAGCGAACAGCTCGACAGGGGCCTCCTGCGCCCCGTGGCCACCCCGGAAGCACCCCAGCCCAGCGGCTACGCCTACTGGCTGCTGCAGGAACCCGCCAAGGCGCGCACCGCCGTGCAAATGGCGGCGGCGTGGATACGGGAGGCTGCCTTACAATCCCCCGATCTTTTTTCGCACCTGGGGAGTCCATGA
- a CDS encoding DUF4262 domain-containing protein codes for MTQDEDRRAANDRRVADDIRRFGCHVISVFDPHEQLPTFSYSIGIQETTGCPEAIVVGLSPKLGASMINEYLRQLRGGTRFVRGTLYEGFLEGFSIYVEPAKPLRLCEYTLGCDRYYQGKTYAVVQLVWPSTVGVWPWQRAASEWFKHNQPLLGRQRPDRP; via the coding sequence ATGACTCAAGACGAAGACCGACGCGCCGCCAACGACCGCCGCGTCGCCGACGACATCCGGCGCTTCGGCTGCCACGTCATCAGCGTATTCGACCCCCATGAGCAGTTGCCGACCTTTTCGTACTCCATCGGAATCCAGGAAACCACCGGCTGCCCCGAGGCCATCGTGGTGGGACTCTCGCCCAAGTTGGGCGCTTCGATGATCAACGAGTACCTGCGACAACTCCGGGGCGGCACGCGCTTCGTCCGCGGCACCCTTTACGAGGGCTTTCTGGAAGGGTTCTCCATCTACGTGGAACCGGCCAAGCCCCTGCGCCTGTGCGAATACACCCTCGGCTGCGACCGCTACTACCAGGGAAAAACCTACGCCGTCGTCCAGCTCGTCTGGCCGTCCACCGTCGGCGTCTGGCCCTGGCAGCGCGCCGCCAGCGAATGGTTCAAGCACAACCAGCCCCTGCTCGGCCGCCAGCGGCCGGACCGGCCCTGA
- the mltF gene encoding membrane-bound lytic murein transglycosylase MltF, whose translation MRLSLRRLAVFAALWLAACGEEPRVLPLPTPARSDLVVLVAPGPLTYAEGEGGQPTGLEVDLIRAFAADLGVEPRFIPVGAGEIPARLDQGQAHFAAAWYSPDPQTEAPAATAFASSRDVIVQHEASLPLEAPGDLAGRQLHVLAGTRQAQTARRLSETVPGLEVVEYGAGGAVELLEAVAGRRVDRALVDSATLAVALQFVPSIEATLELPQEHPVAWQFGKRFNPELKARSAAFLERARQDGSLARILDRYLGHVRRLKNGDVVRFLERKESVLPRLRRHFLAAQNSSGIDWRLLAALAYHESQWDPEAVSPTGVRGIMMLTEETADHLGVGNRLDPRESIEAGARYLATLRDQLPAAIAEPDRSWMALAAYNLGPGHFNAGRTLARQLRADADSWYELKRILPLLAQPKYYERLKSGRARGGEAVILVENIRSYYDILVRHEPARFLVAETPAPDRKRLSPAAR comes from the coding sequence ATGCGCCTGTCCCTCCGCCGCCTCGCCGTCTTCGCCGCCCTCTGGCTCGCTGCCTGCGGGGAGGAGCCCCGCGTCCTGCCCCTCCCCACCCCGGCGCGGAGCGATCTGGTGGTTCTGGTCGCCCCGGGCCCCCTGACCTACGCCGAAGGCGAGGGGGGCCAGCCGACGGGCCTGGAAGTCGACCTCATCCGGGCCTTCGCCGCCGACCTGGGGGTCGAACCCCGCTTCATCCCGGTTGGCGCGGGGGAAATTCCCGCCCGCCTCGACCAGGGGCAGGCCCATTTTGCGGCCGCCTGGTACTCGCCCGACCCGCAGACGGAAGCGCCCGCCGCGACCGCCTTTGCCTCCAGCCGCGACGTCATCGTCCAGCACGAGGCCTCGCTGCCGCTGGAGGCGCCGGGCGATCTGGCCGGGCGACAACTGCACGTTCTCGCGGGCACACGGCAGGCGCAGACGGCGCGCCGCCTGAGCGAAACGGTCCCCGGGCTGGAAGTGGTCGAGTACGGTGCCGGAGGCGCCGTCGAGCTTCTGGAAGCAGTGGCCGGGCGCCGGGTCGATCGGGCCCTCGTCGATAGCGCCACCCTCGCGGTGGCCCTCCAGTTCGTTCCCTCCATCGAGGCCACCCTGGAACTCCCGCAGGAACATCCGGTCGCCTGGCAGTTCGGCAAACGCTTCAATCCCGAGCTGAAAGCCCGCAGCGCCGCCTTCCTGGAGCGGGCCCGGCAGGACGGCAGCCTGGCCCGTATCCTGGACCGCTATCTCGGCCATGTGCGCCGCCTGAAGAACGGCGACGTGGTCCGTTTTCTTGAACGCAAGGAATCCGTTCTACCTCGCCTGCGACGCCACTTCCTGGCGGCCCAGAACAGCAGCGGCATCGACTGGCGGCTCCTGGCCGCCCTCGCCTACCACGAGTCCCAGTGGGATCCCGAGGCGGTGAGCCCCACCGGCGTGCGGGGCATCATGATGCTGACGGAGGAAACCGCCGATCACCTGGGGGTGGGCAATCGCCTCGACCCACGGGAGAGCATCGAGGCCGGCGCCCGCTACCTCGCCACCCTGCGCGACCAGCTCCCGGCCGCAATCGCGGAACCCGACCGCAGTTGGATGGCTCTGGCCGCCTACAACCTGGGGCCGGGCCACTTCAACGCCGGCCGCACCCTGGCGCGGCAGTTGAGGGCCGATGCGGATTCCTGGTACGAATTGAAGCGCATCCTGCCCCTGCTCGCCCAGCCCAAATACTATGAGCGGCTCAAATCCGGCCGCGCCCGGGGCGGCGAGGCGGTGATCCTGGTGGAAAACATCCGCAGCTACTACGACATTCTGGTCCGCCACGAACCGGCGCGCTTCCTCGTCGCGGAAACTCCGGCGCCGGACCGCAAGCGGCTCAGCCCAGCGGCTCGATGA
- the serS gene encoding serine--tRNA ligase, translating to MLDIQLLRSNLDAVEAGLASRGKPIDFSQFKALEAERKTLQTRTQELQAQRNSLSKQIGMLKGKGEDASAVMAQVGALGDELKASEARLAELLDTFNAILATLPNVPDASVPIGSDENGNVEQKRWGAPRRFEFPVRDHTDVGEALGQLDFGAAAKISGARFSLLKGGLARLHRALAQFMLDVHTGEHGYTEVYAPYLVNAASLYGTGQLPKFEEDLFKVPRGEADPLYLIPTAEVPVTNIVRDEILSAEVLPLKLVCHTPCFRSEAGSGGRDVRGMIRQHQFDKVELVQIVHPDQSSQAHEELTAHAEAILEKLELPYRRMVLCTGDMGFSSQKTYDLEVWLPAQDTYREISSCSNFGAFQARRMQARFRNEKNKPELVHTLNGSGLAVGRTLVAILENYQRADGSVDVPVALRHYMGGLELIEPLG from the coding sequence ATGCTCGACATCCAGCTCCTCCGCTCCAACCTCGATGCCGTCGAGGCCGGCCTCGCCAGCCGGGGCAAGCCCATCGATTTTTCCCAATTCAAAGCGCTGGAGGCCGAGCGCAAGACCCTGCAGACCCGCACCCAGGAGTTGCAGGCCCAGCGCAACAGCCTGTCGAAGCAGATCGGCATGCTGAAGGGCAAGGGCGAGGATGCTTCCGCCGTCATGGCCCAGGTGGGCGCCCTGGGCGACGAGCTGAAGGCCTCGGAAGCGCGCCTCGCCGAGCTGCTCGATACCTTCAACGCCATCCTTGCCACGCTGCCCAACGTGCCGGACGCTTCCGTGCCCATCGGCAGTGACGAGAACGGCAACGTGGAGCAGAAGCGCTGGGGCGCACCGCGTCGCTTCGAATTCCCGGTCCGGGACCACACCGACGTCGGCGAGGCGCTGGGACAACTCGACTTCGGCGCCGCCGCCAAAATTTCCGGCGCCCGCTTTTCCCTGCTCAAGGGTGGCCTTGCCCGCCTGCACCGGGCCCTCGCCCAGTTCATGCTCGACGTGCACACCGGCGAACACGGCTACACCGAAGTCTATGCGCCTTACCTGGTCAATGCCGCCAGCCTCTACGGCACCGGCCAATTGCCCAAGTTCGAGGAAGACCTGTTCAAGGTGCCGCGGGGCGAAGCCGATCCGCTTTACCTGATCCCCACCGCCGAGGTGCCGGTCACCAACATCGTGCGCGACGAAATCCTTTCCGCCGAAGTGCTGCCGCTGAAACTGGTCTGCCACACGCCGTGTTTCCGTTCGGAAGCCGGTTCCGGCGGCCGCGACGTGCGCGGCATGATCCGCCAGCATCAGTTCGACAAGGTGGAACTGGTCCAGATCGTCCATCCCGACCAGTCGTCCCAGGCCCACGAGGAACTGACCGCCCACGCCGAGGCCATCCTGGAAAAGCTGGAGCTGCCCTACCGCCGCATGGTGCTGTGCACAGGCGACATGGGCTTCTCCAGCCAGAAGACCTACGACCTGGAAGTCTGGCTGCCGGCCCAGGACACCTACCGCGAGATTTCCTCCTGCTCCAATTTCGGCGCCTTCCAGGCCCGCCGCATGCAGGCCCGCTTCCGCAACGAGAAGAACAAGCCGGAACTGGTGCATACCTTGAACGGCTCAGGCCTCGCCGTGGGCCGTACCCTGGTGGCGATCCTGGAGAATTACCAGCGGGCGGACGGCAGCGTCGATGTGCCCGTGGCGCTGCGCCACTACATGGGCGGCCTGGAACTCATCGAGCCGCTGGGCTGA
- a CDS encoding 4Fe-4S binding protein yields the protein MGKRPPLPCPQRSWRARLGRLLVPLAAAVGVLAAGAVQAGDLAKADIERRFGPPLHVQEKLSDVPVWPLTSELEPEAGPVGYAFESIDLAPIPGFEGTPMNFLVAIDRKGNFLGVELLRQHEPVFLGGLGEAPLKEFITQYEGRNIKQQFLIALNAARNRTGASANRSGQTTLDGVAKATASVRIVNQTVLGAALEVARAKLGYARKRKEGPAAQARPEVYDPVVFEQMLQNGMVGRLRLTNADVEKLFAGSEGAGVDDEATTHPDDVYLDLYIAYLNAPTIGRAILGDAQYKVAMERNFDNRHLWWIGSAGRYPIVDDSFVPGGQSTRMAMTQDDLFYELRDQGFEPKGIPGPPELNVSRLFGVYLEAGLDPARTLDLTVTITRAKGMILPLLTHKPVTLKYTPPASLFVYPPEPPPEWLLAWKGRAADLAILGIALALLTVILARPRWISVDARRLRVFRLGFLAFTLVWIGWYAQGQLSIVQVTGAIKSLKAGQGLSSYLYDPISLLLIAFTLLTFFAWGRGTFCGWLCPFGALQEFVGTVARKLRLPKLRIPLAVAKRLEWGRYLVLAVLVGAAFFLPRHGESLNEVEPFKTAITVGFDRTWPFVAYAVALLLAGAFYYKFFCRFLCPLGAVMSLGGRLRVFNWLTRRAECGKPCQSCKAKCAYDAIEPTGEIRYDACFQCLDCVGIYHDPQRCAPILLYEKKGKVLTPRGVMLGGNEGPAAPKA from the coding sequence ATGGGCAAGCGGCCCCCCCTCCCCTGCCCGCAACGATCCTGGCGAGCGCGCCTCGGGCGCCTGTTGGTCCCCCTGGCCGCCGCCGTCGGCGTATTGGCCGCGGGCGCCGTCCAGGCCGGCGACTTGGCCAAGGCCGACATCGAGCGCCGTTTCGGCCCGCCCCTCCACGTCCAGGAGAAACTCAGCGACGTTCCGGTCTGGCCGCTGACCAGCGAACTCGAACCCGAAGCCGGCCCCGTCGGCTACGCCTTCGAATCCATCGACCTGGCGCCCATCCCCGGCTTCGAGGGCACACCGATGAATTTTCTGGTGGCCATCGACAGAAAGGGCAATTTTCTGGGCGTAGAACTGTTGCGTCAGCACGAACCCGTGTTTCTCGGTGGCCTGGGCGAAGCCCCGCTGAAGGAATTCATCACCCAGTACGAAGGCCGCAACATCAAGCAGCAGTTCCTCATCGCGCTGAACGCCGCTCGCAACCGCACCGGCGCCAGCGCCAACCGCAGCGGCCAGACCACCCTGGACGGCGTGGCCAAGGCCACCGCTTCGGTGCGCATCGTCAACCAGACCGTCCTCGGCGCCGCCCTCGAAGTCGCCCGCGCCAAGCTGGGCTACGCCAGGAAGCGCAAGGAAGGCCCGGCTGCCCAGGCGCGACCCGAGGTCTACGACCCGGTCGTTTTCGAGCAGATGCTGCAGAACGGCATGGTCGGGCGCCTGCGCCTGACCAACGCCGACGTGGAAAAACTCTTCGCCGGCAGTGAAGGCGCCGGAGTCGACGATGAGGCGACGACGCACCCGGACGACGTCTACCTCGACCTCTACATCGCCTACCTCAACGCCCCCACCATTGGCCGGGCCATCCTCGGCGACGCTCAGTACAAGGTGGCCATGGAGCGCAATTTCGACAACCGCCATCTCTGGTGGATCGGCTCCGCCGGCCGCTACCCCATCGTAGACGACAGCTTCGTGCCGGGGGGCCAGTCCACCCGCATGGCCATGACCCAGGACGATCTCTTCTACGAACTGCGGGACCAGGGCTTCGAGCCCAAGGGGATCCCGGGCCCGCCGGAACTCAACGTCTCGCGTCTGTTCGGCGTCTATCTCGAAGCCGGCCTCGACCCGGCCCGCACCCTGGACCTCACGGTCACCATCACCCGCGCCAAGGGCATGATCCTGCCCCTCCTCACCCACAAGCCGGTCACCCTGAAATACACGCCGCCGGCCAGCCTCTTCGTCTATCCGCCGGAACCCCCGCCGGAGTGGCTGCTGGCCTGGAAGGGCCGTGCCGCCGATCTGGCCATCCTGGGCATTGCCCTGGCGCTCCTCACCGTGATCCTCGCCCGGCCCCGCTGGATTTCCGTCGACGCCCGCCGCCTGCGCGTCTTCCGCCTCGGCTTCCTGGCCTTCACCCTGGTCTGGATCGGCTGGTACGCCCAGGGGCAGCTCTCCATCGTCCAGGTGACCGGGGCCATCAAGTCCCTCAAGGCCGGCCAGGGACTGAGCAGCTATCTGTACGACCCGATTTCGTTGCTGCTCATCGCTTTCACATTGCTCACCTTCTTCGCCTGGGGCCGCGGCACCTTCTGCGGCTGGCTCTGCCCCTTCGGCGCCCTGCAGGAATTCGTCGGCACTGTCGCCCGCAAGCTGCGGCTGCCGAAGCTGCGCATCCCGCTGGCAGTGGCCAAACGCCTGGAATGGGGACGCTACCTCGTGCTGGCCGTGCTGGTGGGCGCTGCCTTCTTCCTTCCCCGCCATGGCGAAAGCCTGAACGAGGTGGAACCCTTCAAGACCGCCATCACCGTGGGTTTCGACCGTACCTGGCCCTTCGTCGCCTACGCCGTCGCGTTGCTCCTGGCCGGTGCCTTCTATTACAAATTCTTCTGCCGCTTTCTCTGCCCCCTGGGGGCGGTCATGTCCCTGGGGGGCCGGCTGCGGGTCTTCAACTGGCTCACCCGCCGGGCGGAATGCGGCAAGCCGTGCCAGAGCTGCAAGGCCAAGTGCGCCTACGACGCCATCGAACCCACTGGGGAAATCCGCTACGACGCCTGCTTCCAGTGCCTGGACTGCGTCGGCATCTATCACGACCCGCAACGCTGCGCGCCGATCCTGCTCTACGAAAAGAAGGGCAAGGTGCTCACGCCCAGGGGCGTCATGCTGGGTGGAAACGAAGGCCCGGCGGCACCCAAGGCCTGA
- a CDS encoding DUF4126 domain-containing protein — protein MDLVQTVALSAGLAWASGLRLYLVIFLAGMLARFGYLHLPETLLVLQHPAVIAAAGLMALAEAVADKVPAFDSLWDSVQTFIRIPAGALLAALALGNADPAWVAAAGLIGGTITAGTHFAKAGSRLAINASPEPFSNWLASLGEEGLVLGGVWTLLAAPGLFLGLLALFLLLAFWLLYRLGRGLGHLFRSRNPETSR, from the coding sequence ATGGATCTCGTCCAGACCGTCGCCCTGTCCGCCGGCCTCGCCTGGGCCAGCGGGCTGCGGCTCTACCTGGTGATCTTCCTGGCCGGGATGCTGGCGCGGTTCGGCTATCTGCACCTGCCGGAAACCCTTCTGGTACTGCAGCATCCGGCGGTGATCGCTGCCGCCGGCCTGATGGCCCTGGCCGAGGCCGTGGCGGACAAGGTGCCGGCGTTCGATTCCTTGTGGGACAGTGTCCAGACCTTCATCCGCATCCCCGCCGGCGCGCTGCTTGCGGCCCTGGCCCTGGGAAACGCCGATCCCGCCTGGGTGGCGGCGGCGGGGCTCATCGGCGGCACCATCACGGCCGGTACCCATTTCGCCAAGGCGGGCAGCCGACTCGCCATCAATGCCTCACCGGAACCCTTCAGCAACTGGCTGGCGTCCCTGGGGGAGGAAGGCCTGGTGCTGGGCGGGGTGTGGACCCTGCTCGCCGCGCCGGGACTGTTTCTGGGGCTGCTCGCTCTATTCCTTCTCCTGGCATTCTGGCTCTTGTACCGACTGGGCCGCGGCCTGGGGCACCTGTTTCGCTCAAGAAATCCCGAAACATCTCGTTAA